One region of Chryseobacterium muglaense genomic DNA includes:
- a CDS encoding phosphatase PAP2 family protein, with protein MNETAISILNKVKYTYLFLPLLLLALIASYLYVYDAWSAEHYVSIQKEAFTYFNLRLSKFPGLMYNLTQLGDALIILSLCTALIIYAPKIWECLIWASLISALLCSPFKWLFKIPRPAAILEKDSFVIIGKVYIGNNSLPSGHAITVFTVLTVLLWALMPKNMTKRITWITLIIGMGSLFSLSRVGVGAHHLLDVLIGSIIGYISGISGILINRNLPLWAWIGNKKYYPFFITLFIICSVIVMRKIWYDNLPVFYFSLISLFITTYIITRNYVKK; from the coding sequence ATGAATGAAACTGCAATCTCGATCTTAAATAAAGTCAAGTACACTTATCTTTTTTTGCCATTACTGCTACTGGCTTTAATTGCCAGCTATCTATATGTATATGATGCATGGTCAGCTGAACATTATGTAAGCATACAAAAAGAAGCTTTTACTTATTTCAACCTACGACTATCCAAATTTCCCGGACTGATGTATAATCTCACTCAGCTTGGGGACGCGCTGATTATTCTGTCTCTATGTACTGCTCTGATCATTTATGCACCGAAGATCTGGGAATGTTTGATTTGGGCTTCGTTGATATCAGCACTCTTGTGTAGCCCTTTCAAATGGCTTTTTAAAATACCCCGTCCGGCTGCAATATTGGAGAAAGACAGTTTTGTGATTATAGGAAAGGTGTATATTGGAAATAACAGCCTTCCTTCCGGGCATGCCATTACGGTTTTTACCGTACTAACGGTATTACTTTGGGCACTGATGCCAAAAAATATGACCAAGAGGATAACTTGGATTACTCTGATAATTGGTATGGGTAGCTTATTTTCATTATCAAGAGTTGGCGTAGGGGCCCACCATTTGCTCGATGTGTTGATTGGGAGTATTATAGGTTACATTTCAGGAATTTCAGGAATCCTGATCAACCGGAATCTTCCATTATGGGCCTGGATAGGGAATAAAAAATATTATCCTTTTTTCATTACCTTATTCATCATTTGCAGTGTGATTGTCATGAGAAAGATATGGTACGATAATCTCCCTGTCTTTTACTTTTCACTGATCAGTTTATTCATCACGACATATATCATAACCAGAAATTATGTTAAAAAATAA
- the eptA gene encoding phosphoethanolamine--lipid A transferase EptA translates to MLKNKIKFSFYVLGISVLNSLLFHLPFFKFVLNNIDYHTFVGGFMVFSLFLMAVVANFFAFYMLLFRSGIVGRILMCIIFLINAVALYFINTYGVIIDESMIGNVLNTNYAESSSFFSFKLLGYLIFLGFIPGYFILTIQVVKESVKKCLLLLAGSLLFILVFVFANSSNWLWIDKNSKTLGGLVMPWSYTVNTALFYIHKNQTNRKEILLPKATMGNNDKAVVILVIGESARQENFSLYGYGKNTNPLLSKIDNVHTFRANSCATYTTAGVKCILQHQDSNDFYEILPNYLYRNNVDVVWRTTNWGEPPVHVRDYQTRDKLMRECNGEDCGYDEILVSGLKERISASRKNKVLIVLHTSTSHGPTYNKKYPKKFEVFSPVCNSVELSKCSRQELINAYDNTIVYTDYILSQVIGELKELKGYRSSMIYVSDHGESLGEKNLYMHGLPVSLAPKQQYEIPFIVWSSGGPAIKNDQLVSQSYVFHSVLRFLGVKSPVYDEKMSIFK, encoded by the coding sequence ATGTTAAAAAATAAAATTAAGTTTTCATTTTATGTTTTAGGAATCAGCGTACTGAATTCATTGCTGTTTCACCTTCCGTTCTTCAAATTTGTTTTGAACAATATCGACTATCATACATTCGTCGGTGGCTTTATGGTATTCAGTCTTTTTTTGATGGCGGTCGTCGCCAATTTTTTCGCCTTTTACATGTTGCTTTTCCGTTCGGGAATTGTGGGCAGGATTTTAATGTGCATTATTTTCCTGATCAATGCAGTTGCCCTTTATTTCATCAATACATACGGAGTGATCATTGATGAAAGTATGATTGGCAATGTATTAAATACCAACTATGCCGAATCAAGCAGTTTTTTTTCGTTTAAATTATTAGGGTATCTTATTTTTCTCGGATTTATTCCCGGTTATTTTATTCTTACCATACAGGTGGTCAAAGAATCTGTAAAGAAATGTCTATTATTATTAGCTGGCAGTCTTTTGTTTATTCTTGTATTTGTTTTTGCCAACAGCAGCAACTGGCTTTGGATCGATAAAAATTCCAAGACACTGGGCGGGTTGGTAATGCCTTGGTCATACACTGTAAATACAGCACTTTTTTATATCCACAAGAATCAAACGAATAGAAAAGAAATTCTGTTACCGAAAGCAACAATGGGTAACAATGATAAAGCAGTGGTCATATTGGTGATTGGCGAATCGGCAAGACAGGAAAATTTTTCTCTTTATGGATACGGAAAAAATACTAATCCGCTATTATCCAAAATTGATAACGTTCACACTTTCCGGGCAAATTCCTGTGCTACCTATACTACAGCAGGTGTAAAGTGTATACTCCAACATCAGGATAGCAACGACTTCTACGAAATACTTCCCAACTATCTGTACAGGAATAATGTAGATGTAGTATGGAGGACTACCAACTGGGGAGAACCGCCGGTGCATGTCAGGGATTATCAGACGCGGGACAAGTTAATGCGGGAATGTAACGGCGAAGATTGCGGTTATGATGAAATACTGGTTTCCGGACTCAAAGAAAGAATATCAGCGAGCCGTAAAAATAAAGTACTGATTGTCCTTCATACCAGTACCAGCCATGGGCCTACCTACAATAAAAAATACCCGAAAAAGTTTGAAGTTTTCAGTCCGGTCTGCAACAGTGTGGAACTAAGTAAGTGCTCCCGCCAGGAACTTATCAATGCTTATGACAATACGATTGTTTATACAGATTATATACTATCGCAGGTAATCGGTGAACTGAAAGAACTTAAGGGATACCGCAGTTCCATGATCTATGTTTCAGACCATGGAGAGTCTTTGGGAGAGAAAAACTTATATATGCACGGGCTGCCGGTAAGTCTTGCGCCTAAACAGCAATATGAGATACCGTTCATTGTCTGGTCTTCGGGAGGTCCGGCGATAAAAAACGACCAGTTGGTGTCCCAGAGTTATGTTTTCCACAGCGTTTTGAGGTTTCTGGGCGTAAAAAGTCCGGTGTATGATGAGAAAATGAGTATTTTTAAGTAA
- a CDS encoding GNAT family N-acetyltransferase yields MEFFSTDRLIIRSFRESDATDLFAYFSAPRVNCFADEQLTTLEEAVKDAGEKSKDQSQFAVCLKDNDLLIGNLFAMQEEDTFNVGWNFNGRYEGKGYAREAAAGLFDYLFVQKEGRRIYCYVEDYNTRSQKLCERLGMRKEGLFMEYISFVKNDDGTPRYENTLQFAILKKEWKKLNDVI; encoded by the coding sequence ATGGAATTTTTTAGCACAGATAGACTTATTATCCGCAGTTTCAGGGAAAGCGATGCCACAGATCTATTCGCATACTTTTCGGCGCCTAGGGTAAACTGTTTTGCAGATGAACAGCTGACCACGCTTGAAGAAGCCGTAAAGGATGCTGGGGAAAAAAGCAAAGATCAATCGCAGTTTGCGGTTTGTCTTAAAGATAACGATTTACTCATCGGAAATCTCTTCGCTATGCAAGAAGAAGATACATTTAATGTCGGGTGGAATTTCAATGGCAGATATGAAGGTAAAGGCTATGCAAGAGAAGCGGCTGCCGGCTTGTTTGATTACTTATTTGTGCAGAAAGAGGGAAGGAGAATATACTGTTATGTGGAAGACTATAACACCCGCTCCCAAAAATTGTGCGAGCGTTTAGGCATGCGCAAGGAAGGTCTTTTTATGGAATACATCTCCTTTGTAAAAAACGATGATGGAACACCCAGATACGAAAATACGCTTCAGTTTGCCATCCTGAAAAAGGAATGGAAAAAACTGAATGACGTAATTTAA
- a CDS encoding LytR/AlgR family response regulator transcription factor, whose translation MNKLNCIIVDDEEGAHRVLEHFIGQSNHIHLSGSFYTAIDAMDYVYKNDVDVMFLDINMPGLSGMELLETMSKRPFVILTTAYKEYALDGYKYDVADYLVKPFDFRRFLSAVDKVINRIGTAKKAVKNPSEKRDHIILKVDGDILKLPFHEIRYTQSYGNYVKFFTREKMLLSQITTQEVENKLDNQLFVRIHKSHLVALSMISKISGGQLFLKDGTVLPVGNFYKKNVIDRLEY comes from the coding sequence ATGAATAAATTGAACTGTATTATTGTAGATGATGAAGAAGGGGCACACCGCGTGCTGGAACATTTTATCGGGCAGTCAAATCATATCCATCTAAGTGGTTCCTTCTATACGGCCATAGATGCGATGGATTATGTATATAAAAATGATGTGGACGTCATGTTCCTGGATATCAATATGCCCGGACTGAGCGGTATGGAGCTTCTTGAAACAATGTCTAAAAGACCGTTTGTGATTCTTACGACAGCATATAAGGAATATGCACTGGACGGTTACAAATATGATGTTGCGGATTATCTCGTGAAACCCTTTGATTTTAGACGGTTCCTCTCTGCTGTCGACAAAGTGATCAATCGCATAGGCACCGCAAAAAAAGCAGTAAAAAATCCTTCTGAAAAACGTGACCACATTATACTCAAAGTGGACGGAGACATTTTAAAATTGCCTTTCCATGAAATACGTTATACCCAGAGCTATGGCAACTATGTGAAGTTTTTCACTAGGGAAAAGATGCTCCTCAGCCAGATCACGACGCAGGAAGTTGAAAATAAATTGGATAATCAGCTTTTTGTACGCATCCACAAATCCCATCTTGTTGCATTGAGTATGATCTCAAAAATTTCCGGCGGGCAGCTGTTCCTTAAAGACGGCACTGTCTTGCCTGTTGGAAATTTTTACAAAAAGAATGTGATTGACCGGCTGGAATACTAA
- a CDS encoding sensor histidine kinase, giving the protein MKTRTGTTRKMLYQEIIIFWAMFVLTMLHEWIFINSLENFLKGFVFFLILYIQAQIHRFFIFNFYLGKRYIMYFFSSFAVILIGSAVLFTANLFWIQPEFFDADEFLFNFLYHFVICIISTVTIMALSLMQRYAIELQHRNRDQLLLNEMNLKFLHTQLNPHFFFNMLNNLYGVSLTEPGRTPGLIVKLSEMMRYQIENGNVAKVSLTDEIEFIRNYTDMERERIGKRSDIIFNFSESAEDISLYSISPLLLITLVENSFKHSQNNSNWFVHINIAITDDSLHLKIENSLADKNLQKPSTKVGLNNLRQRLAYLYGDRFTFHENRSELSYSTTLNIPLEKTLL; this is encoded by the coding sequence ATGAAAACAAGAACCGGGACCACTCGTAAAATGTTGTATCAGGAGATTATTATTTTCTGGGCAATGTTTGTACTGACGATGCTTCACGAATGGATCTTTATCAATTCGTTGGAAAACTTTCTTAAAGGCTTTGTTTTTTTCCTGATCCTTTATATCCAGGCACAAATACACCGTTTTTTTATATTTAATTTTTATCTGGGGAAAAGGTATATAATGTACTTTTTTTCTTCTTTTGCTGTTATTCTCATTGGTTCAGCTGTCCTGTTTACGGCAAATTTATTTTGGATCCAACCTGAATTTTTTGATGCCGACGAATTCCTTTTCAACTTTCTGTATCACTTTGTGATCTGTATCATCAGCACAGTTACAATCATGGCTCTTTCACTTATGCAACGCTATGCCATTGAGTTGCAGCACAGAAACCGGGATCAGCTCCTTTTAAATGAAATGAACCTTAAATTCCTGCATACCCAGCTCAACCCGCATTTCTTTTTCAATATGCTCAATAATCTTTATGGGGTAAGTCTAACCGAACCGGGGCGTACACCAGGTCTTATTGTGAAATTATCCGAAATGATGCGCTATCAGATTGAAAACGGGAATGTAGCCAAGGTTTCACTTACCGATGAGATTGAGTTTATAAGGAATTATACTGATATGGAGCGGGAACGGATCGGTAAAAGGTCTGACATAATATTCAACTTCTCGGAGTCCGCAGAAGATATCAGCCTTTACTCCATTTCGCCATTGCTGCTGATTACACTGGTTGAAAATAGTTTCAAACACAGCCAGAACAATTCCAATTGGTTTGTGCATATCAATATTGCCATTACAGATGACAGCCTGCATCTTAAAATTGAAAATTCCCTTGCTGACAAAAACCTACAGAAACCCTCAACCAAGGTGGGACTGAATAATCTCAGACAGCGATTGGCTTATCTTTACGGAGACCGTTTCACTTTCCATGAAAACCGGTCGGAATTGAGTTATTCCACTACGCTCAATATTCCGCTTGAAAAAACGCTATTATGA
- a CDS encoding TonB-dependent receptor domain-containing protein, with protein sequence MKNLKKFWKNGVLFLVLFLSGNAEAQVLTQKESTVNIKGTVVGNTDNTSLPGSTVTVKGIEGNVIGTVITANDGSFSVKVKPFSTINISIVYLGFKDYHADKLKIENGDLDLGRISIEEKSTSIQGVIITASRKKPLIENGKDRIIYNAASDISNKSGNAADVLRKAPMLTVGAGGDLKLRGNSNIKVLINGVPSRIMAKNLKEALKMIPASSIVSVEVMTNPSAKYEAEGAAGVVNIITRKKLKGTSGVLDLTGGNLEHTGNIALNASSGKFDFTAMGNYSEEREKTASLLERIDLDNGKQTGSLQQRSDLLQTSKGGSANLSARYKIDSLQTLEASFSYWKGSWPQSGGLLNRYNGISGSQEYRQNILQTGKFNYTEWMLNYQKKFKREGQELQLVGQASTSSDLSDYTTEQYKTDGTFVFREQGPNRGKEKEWSFQADYTHPLSESGKTVLETGMKYLQNHSRSAYEVINSYQPVDPSRSGNMAYRQSIFSAYATLNFDLGNDWTLRPGLRFEGTDINATFQNTAPLSRKFSNWVPNVLLSKKVGERNEFKLDYNERIRRPWIMDLNPYSNAVDPLNVVQGNPYLKPELTKKLELSHTYTASKGSLLTSSLYYSSNKNAVEQITKVNDKGIAFTTPDNIGESTRMGLNVNTVFNPFKKWTVNAGAEVFHLKFRSSSLGISNNGTFFSTSLSNTLSLPNKFSFSASADYGNGFITLQGKNSANYSYRFAVKKEFLDNKASLTLTVINPFQNNFRENVYAYAPTFQSTQINRYFNRAATLTFSWQFGGLRTTQEKESSFSDNGEDKHFRKRKR encoded by the coding sequence ATGAAGAATTTGAAGAAATTTTGGAAGAACGGCGTACTTTTCCTGGTTCTCTTCCTTTCAGGAAATGCAGAAGCACAGGTTCTCACACAGAAAGAATCAACCGTAAATATAAAAGGAACGGTTGTAGGAAATACAGACAATACATCATTACCAGGAAGTACGGTGACAGTAAAAGGCATTGAGGGTAACGTTATCGGTACAGTTATCACCGCAAATGACGGATCTTTTTCGGTAAAGGTAAAACCTTTTTCGACCATCAATATCAGCATTGTTTATCTGGGATTCAAAGATTACCATGCTGACAAGCTTAAGATTGAGAATGGTGATCTGGATTTGGGCAGGATTTCGATTGAGGAAAAAAGTACATCGATTCAGGGGGTAATTATTACCGCCAGCAGAAAGAAACCTCTTATTGAAAATGGCAAAGACCGGATCATTTATAATGCCGCTTCTGATATCAGTAATAAATCTGGAAATGCTGCTGACGTGTTGCGCAAGGCGCCGATGCTTACCGTAGGCGCAGGAGGCGATCTCAAGCTTCGTGGCAATTCCAATATCAAAGTGTTAATCAACGGCGTTCCGTCTAGGATTATGGCGAAAAACCTAAAAGAAGCCTTGAAGATGATTCCGGCAAGTTCTATTGTATCGGTAGAGGTGATGACGAACCCATCTGCCAAATATGAAGCTGAAGGGGCAGCCGGGGTGGTGAATATCATTACGCGCAAAAAACTCAAAGGCACCAGCGGAGTGCTTGACCTTACCGGAGGAAATCTGGAACATACTGGCAATATAGCCCTAAATGCGAGTTCTGGAAAGTTTGACTTTACCGCCATGGGCAATTACAGCGAAGAACGCGAAAAAACGGCTTCCCTGCTGGAAAGAATCGATCTGGATAACGGTAAGCAAACCGGAAGCCTTCAACAGCGATCCGACCTGTTACAAACCAGTAAAGGCGGATCTGCCAACCTTTCGGCAAGGTATAAAATTGACTCTCTGCAGACCCTTGAGGCAAGCTTTTCCTATTGGAAAGGATCATGGCCCCAAAGCGGCGGACTGCTGAACCGGTACAATGGTATCAGCGGGTCTCAAGAATACCGCCAGAACATTTTGCAGACCGGAAAATTCAATTACACGGAATGGATGCTGAACTATCAGAAAAAATTTAAACGTGAAGGACAGGAATTGCAGCTTGTCGGCCAGGCCTCCACTTCGTCGGATCTTTCCGATTATACTACGGAGCAATATAAGACCGACGGTACATTCGTCTTCCGTGAGCAGGGCCCTAACAGGGGTAAGGAAAAGGAATGGAGTTTTCAGGCAGACTATACCCATCCGCTCAGTGAATCCGGCAAAACGGTGCTGGAAACCGGGATGAAATACCTGCAGAATCATTCCAGAAGTGCCTATGAGGTCATCAACAGCTACCAGCCGGTCGATCCTTCACGCTCGGGAAATATGGCTTATCGCCAAAGTATTTTTTCAGCTTATGCCACGCTTAATTTCGATCTAGGCAACGACTGGACCTTACGCCCTGGGCTTCGGTTTGAAGGTACAGATATCAATGCGACATTTCAGAATACTGCTCCTTTGTCAAGGAAATTTTCCAACTGGGTGCCCAATGTGTTGCTTAGCAAAAAAGTTGGTGAACGGAATGAATTTAAATTGGATTACAATGAAAGGATCCGCAGGCCGTGGATCATGGACCTCAATCCGTACAGCAATGCGGTAGACCCGTTGAATGTGGTCCAGGGAAACCCATACCTGAAACCTGAACTGACCAAGAAGCTTGAATTATCCCACACCTATACTGCATCCAAAGGATCATTGCTGACCAGCAGCCTGTATTACAGCAGCAATAAAAATGCGGTAGAGCAGATCACAAAAGTCAATGATAAAGGTATTGCATTTACCACACCGGACAACATCGGTGAAAGTACACGCATGGGTCTTAATGTGAATACGGTTTTTAATCCTTTCAAAAAATGGACTGTTAATGCAGGGGCTGAAGTATTCCATCTTAAATTTCGCAGCTCATCGTTAGGTATTAGTAATAATGGAACTTTTTTCAGTACCAGTCTTAGCAATACCTTAAGCTTACCGAACAAGTTTAGTTTCAGTGCTTCGGCTGATTATGGTAACGGGTTTATCACATTACAGGGGAAGAACTCAGCAAATTATTCTTATCGCTTTGCGGTAAAAAAAGAGTTTCTGGACAATAAAGCAAGCCTTACCCTTACAGTAATCAACCCGTTCCAGAATAATTTCCGTGAAAATGTATATGCTTATGCACCGACTTTTCAAAGCACACAAATCAACCGCTATTTCAACAGAGCTGCCACTCTTACGTTCAGCTGGCAATTCGGGGGATTAAGAACTACGCAGGAAAAGGAGAGCAGTTTCTCTGATAATGGAGAAGATAAACATTTTAGAAAAAGGAAAAGATAA
- a CDS encoding glycosyltransferase codes for MKISIATSTFNQEKNIRDFLDAALEIADEIIIVDHFSTDRTKKYACPTRKYSLLKKN; via the coding sequence ATGAAAATATCAATTGCTACATCAACTTTTAATCAGGAAAAAAACATCAGGGATTTTCTTGATGCTGCTCTAGAAATTGCCGATGAAATTATTATTGTAGATCATTTTTCAACGGATCGTACAAAGAAATATGCATGTCCTACAAGAAAGTACAGTTTATTGAAAAAAAATTGA
- a CDS encoding DUF6134 family protein, translating to MRKIFVVLTVFLLLINANLSGQTVTQYYDVIHNDKIVGSTMINRVGDEKKFIINLKMTADISFFINRVVIVGKENAVFENSVLKSGSVFRKVNDKVKTDNWIKFDNNRYMLYDGNLLSYLSTGEIRNNMLSLFFNEPVNLKKVYSDNQQKLVELKVSSTNTYSVPGKNQSLTTFVYKDGKCSQVILKNSLITLMFKRTK from the coding sequence ATGAGAAAAATCTTTGTTGTACTTACCGTATTCTTATTATTAATTAATGCAAACCTGTCGGGGCAAACAGTTACGCAGTATTATGATGTAATTCATAATGATAAAATAGTAGGAAGCACAATGATTAACAGAGTAGGCGACGAAAAAAAATTTATTATCAACCTTAAAATGACAGCTGATATAAGTTTTTTTATTAACAGGGTAGTTATTGTTGGAAAAGAAAATGCTGTCTTTGAAAATAGCGTTTTAAAATCCGGATCTGTTTTCAGGAAAGTTAATGACAAAGTAAAAACAGATAACTGGATAAAATTTGATAATAATAGATATATGCTGTACGATGGAAATCTTTTAAGCTACTTATCAACTGGGGAGATAAGAAATAATATGTTAAGTTTATTTTTCAACGAACCTGTCAATCTTAAAAAAGTATATTCTGACAACCAGCAGAAACTTGTAGAATTAAAAGTTAGTTCTACCAATACTTATTCTGTTCCAGGAAAAAACCAAAGTCTTACCACTTTTGTTTATAAAGATGGAAAGTGTAGCCAAGTAATTTTAAAAAACAGTTTGATTACACTTATGTTTAAGAGAACTAAATAA